The following proteins are co-located in the Spinactinospora alkalitolerans genome:
- a CDS encoding ferrochelatase, translating into MRPYDAFLLLSFGGPEKTDDVIPFLENVTRGRGIPRERLAEVGEHYFLFNGVSPINQQCRDLIEAVRADFDANGVDLPIYWGNRNWDPYLTDTVAQMAEDGVRRVVALATSAYSSYSSHRQYLEDVDRAREAVGAGAPRIDLIRPYFDHPGFIDSFADNTRAALRRLPADLRADARLLYSAHSIPTAMSQASGDPECRPGAAGGAYPAQLAEVARLVTERVDADSERGHAHELVYQSRSGPPGQPWLEPDINDRLEELAAEGVKAVVVVPHGFVSDHMEVKYDLDVEALETADKLGIRLVRALAPGTHPSFVAMVRDLVRERAESEAPRAGLSALTPTCHDCPPGCCGQR; encoded by the coding sequence ATGAGGCCCTACGATGCTTTCCTGCTGCTCTCCTTCGGCGGTCCGGAGAAGACCGACGACGTCATCCCGTTCCTGGAGAACGTCACCCGCGGTCGCGGCATCCCGCGCGAGCGGCTGGCCGAGGTCGGCGAGCACTACTTCCTCTTCAACGGCGTCAGCCCGATCAACCAGCAGTGCCGCGACCTGATCGAGGCCGTCCGCGCCGACTTCGACGCCAACGGCGTCGACCTGCCGATCTACTGGGGCAACCGCAACTGGGACCCCTACCTGACCGACACCGTCGCGCAGATGGCCGAGGACGGCGTGCGCAGGGTGGTCGCCCTGGCGACGTCGGCCTACAGCAGCTACTCCAGCCACCGCCAGTACCTGGAGGACGTCGACCGGGCCCGCGAGGCGGTCGGAGCCGGGGCCCCGCGCATCGACCTGATCCGGCCCTACTTCGACCACCCGGGGTTCATCGACTCCTTCGCCGACAACACCCGGGCCGCGCTGCGGCGCCTCCCCGCCGATCTGCGCGCCGACGCGCGGCTGCTGTACTCGGCGCACTCCATCCCCACCGCGATGTCGCAGGCCAGCGGCGACCCCGAGTGCCGCCCCGGCGCCGCCGGCGGCGCCTACCCGGCGCAGCTCGCGGAGGTCGCCCGCCTGGTGACCGAGCGGGTCGACGCCGATTCTGAGCGCGGCCACGCCCATGAGCTCGTCTACCAGAGCCGCAGCGGCCCGCCCGGCCAGCCCTGGCTGGAGCCCGACATCAACGACCGGCTGGAGGAGCTGGCGGCCGAAGGCGTCAAGGCGGTCGTCGTGGTGCCCCACGGGTTCGTCTCCGACCACATGGAGGTCAAGTACGACCTCGACGTGGAGGCGCTGGAGACCGCTGACAAGCTCGGCATCCGCCTGGTCCGGGCGCTGGCGCCGGGGACGCACCCGTCGTTCGTGGCGATGGTGCGCGACCTCGTCCGCGAGCGCGCCGAGTCCGAGGCGCCGCGGGCCGGGCTGAG